In Schaalia sp. JY-X169, the following are encoded in one genomic region:
- a CDS encoding YggT family protein, which produces MGSILVILGNLVSLAASLYTLVLLARVIFDWARVLAPQWYPPGWLLAIIDVIYKLTDPPVRWLRKFIPPIRLGTVAIDVGFMVLFIGVILLQRVGGWIAYLGYVNS; this is translated from the coding sequence GTGGGTTCAATACTCGTAATCCTCGGCAACCTGGTGTCATTGGCCGCATCCCTATACACACTGGTTCTTTTGGCACGTGTGATTTTTGATTGGGCCAGGGTGCTGGCCCCACAGTGGTATCCCCCGGGTTGGTTGCTTGCGATCATTGATGTGATCTACAAGCTCACCGATCCTCCAGTCCGCTGGCTGCGGAAATTCATTCCGCCGATTCGGTTGGGTACAGTCGCCATCGATGTTGGCTTCATGGTGCTTTTTATTGGTGTTATCTTGTTGCAGAGAGTTGGTGGGTGGATCGCCTATTTAGGGTACGTGAATAGCTAG
- a CDS encoding cell division protein SepF, translated as MAQRFNRAMEVMGWRIPDEDEVSFDDVLAGTEEAEIREVDFQSYTAVAEPKFDVVSKPAASVRRISTVHPSSYGDARLIGEAFRDGTPVIMNLEELPDAEARRIVDFAAGLVFGMHGAIERVTARVFLLSPRDVEVSSQATGHATNIFG; from the coding sequence ATGGCGCAACGCTTCAACCGCGCAATGGAAGTTATGGGCTGGAGGATTCCCGACGAGGATGAAGTTTCTTTCGACGATGTCTTAGCCGGCACCGAAGAAGCTGAGATTCGCGAGGTTGATTTCCAGTCCTACACGGCAGTCGCTGAGCCGAAGTTTGATGTTGTGTCAAAACCAGCTGCATCGGTGCGACGTATCTCAACAGTTCACCCATCTTCCTATGGGGATGCTCGCCTGATCGGTGAAGCGTTTCGTGATGGCACTCCGGTGATTATGAACCTTGAGGAGTTGCCGGATGCTGAGGCGCGCAGAATCGTTGATTTCGCGGCGGGTCTAGTTTTTGGCATGCACGGGGCAATCGAACGGGTCACAGCCCGCGTGTTCCTGCTGTCCCCGCGGGACGTCGAAGTTTCGTCGCAGGCCACTGGTCACGCCACCAACATTTTCGGCTAA